In Brachypodium distachyon strain Bd21 chromosome 2, Brachypodium_distachyon_v3.0, whole genome shotgun sequence, one genomic interval encodes:
- the LOC104582458 gene encoding uncharacterized protein LOC104582458 isoform X2, which translates to MSAILDTKSEKLINLLLHHGADINKVYKAGMTALHIVINAGDIPMTKLLLRNKADVNAVCDAGTALHIATVDKVIGGEAREARRSKLEGVSGGEKAGVGRRTTVEAEVDAVAGPQTRVVVIGDLGAESAAQPSPSSSAGSPLLCYAPRQQLASSCGISRRSMVIAGKPGAAVRKTRDTSALLEFWSAVSWEFYGFLGIFVKFQSFDGFTAEMNYRHFIFSFWILYFSNSHSRFGIVDQEDSDQPDEGQGTTKICYRWFSTSRICADKEG; encoded by the exons ATGTCAGCAATTCTTGACACCAAATCTGAAAAGCTTATAAACCTGCTGCTTCATCACGGAGCAGATATAAACAAAGTTTACAAAGCTGGAATGACTGCACTCCATATTGTGATAAATGCTG GTGACATTCCAATGACAAAACTGCTGTTGAGAAATAAAGCAGACGTTAATGCTGTTTGTGATGCAGGAACGGCATTACACATTGCCACTGTTGATAAA GTCATAGGTGGTGAGGCGAGAGAGGCGAGACGATCCAAGCTTGAGGGCGTGAGCGGCGGGGAGAAGGCTGGAGTTGGAAGAAGAACAACGGTGGAGGCTGAGGTCGATGCAGTCGCCGGCCCACAGACTCGCGTCGTGGTAATCGGCGACCTCGGCGCCGAGTCCGCCGCTCAGCCCAGCCCTAGCTCGTCGGCCGGCTCCCCATTGTTGTGTTATGCCCCTCGTCAGCAGCTCGCCAGCTCGTGTGGAATTAGCCGCCGCAGCATGGTGATCGCTGGCAAACCAGGTGCAGCCGTGAGGAAAACAAGAGATACATCAGCACTTC TGGAATTTTGGTCTGCCGTTTCTTGGGAATTTTATGGTTTCTTGGGAATCTTTGTCAAATTCCAGTCGTTTGATGGTTTTACAGCTGAGATGAACTACAGGCACTTCATTTTCTCCTTCTGGATTCTTTATTTCAGTAATTCTCATTCTAGATTTGGCATTGTTGATCAAGAAGACTCAGATCAACCTGATGAAGGGCAGG GAACTACAAAGATTTGCTACAGATGGTTTAGCACGTCACGTATTTGTGCGGACAAAGAAGGCTAG
- the LOC106866154 gene encoding uncharacterized protein LOC106866154, translated as MPSKLVQIAHAARASMLLRIAHAARTAAAATSRFAERAALSPEALAVPSPAAAMDDASVASPTHYLKELCGRKNTVEFVVQEEGLKSDEALRALYERWRKAFNQKRDHDEMASRFSEFKDLQTKPSDLPFKLSRYADGN; from the exons ATGCCGTCCAAGCTCGTGCAGATCGCCCatgccgcccgcgcctccaTGCTCCTGCGGATCGCTCATGCCGCCCGCACAGCTGCGGCGGCCACATCTCGCTTCGCCGAACGGGCGGCCCTCTCTCCGGAGGCGCTGGCGGTACcttcccccgccgccgccatggacgacgCATCCGTTGCCTCCCCCACGCATTACTTGAAAG AGTTATGCGGCCGCAAGAACACGGTGGAGTTCGTGGTACAGGAAGAGGGCCTTAAATCAGACGAAGCCCTACGAGCCCTATACGAGCGCTGGCGCAAAGCTTTCAACCAGAAGCGCGACCACGACGAGATGGCTAGCCGGTTCAGCGAGTTCAAGGATCTTCAGACGAAGCCCTCTGATCTGCCCTTCAAACTGAGCAGATACGCCGACGGGAATTAG
- the LOC100837061 gene encoding protein decapping 5, with translation MAAEAPPSSSSGARAPAASGGAASPETYLGSLISLTSKSEIRYEGVLYNINTEESSIGLRNVRSFGTEGRKKDGIQIPASDKVYEYILFRGSDIKDLQVKSSPPPPQPQPAPLHNDPAIIQSHYPQAASASSSLPSAGGAVLPDLSSQAAQYGIQRPSFQSNIPLYQPGNVQWGSSGPPPAGSVSALSVPPMYWQGYYAPPGLPPHLQQPPFLQSTPGLSVPQTLQYPGLNPSLPSGQQKLSELQPPLLQPSASGQGPTSSITPATTAPSASLLGPDTSKPLLPNMVPLFTPPVPSHGAPLPLASQPIPMTETSATASQSLASLVSSKTAVAPGSTLSKTAVVPGSTLSKTAVVPGSTLPKTAVAPGSTLSYQTASQAISSTVASSTPAGMEMPAPLLASSGQLLQNAPSMLSSSQSMQTPLHMSNSIGKPVDPKPKAAEPLLPDPPARALPENNEPILPLPKQTPQKYNGAGSHSQQQHNFRGRGRGRGSAFSQSVTKFTEEFDFTAMNEKFNKDEVWGHLGKKSQSRDKDGELGDDVFDEDLQYEETDNPELDVKPVYVKDDFFDSLSGGTFGRGGQNGRPRFSEQRKMDTETFGDFPRHRQPYRGGGRGYRGGGGRSRGYYGGRGYGNTGRGGGQENYYGGGGYGNMGRGGQDNSYPQRGSYGRG, from the exons ATGGCGGCCGAAGCGCcaccgtcgtcgtcctcgggcgcgcgggcgccggcggcgtccggcgggGCGGCGTCCCCGGAGACGTACCTCGGGAGCCTCATCAGCCTGACCTCCAAGAGCGAGATCAGGTACGAGGGCGTCCTCTACAACATCAACACCGAGGAGTCGAGCATCGGCTTGCGCAATG TGCGCTCGTTTGGAACTGAAGGGCGGAAGAAAGACGGAATACAGATTCCTGCTAGCGACAAAGTTTATGAGTACATACTTTTCCGCGGAAGTGATATCAAG GATTTGCAAGTTAAATCgtcaccaccgccaccacaaCCGCAACCAGCTCCCCTGCACAATGACCCTGCCATAATCCAG TCACATTATCCTCAGGCAGCATCGGCCTCTTCAAGTTTGCCTTCTGCTGGCGGTGCAGTTTTACCAGACCTCAGCTCTCAGGCAGCTCAATATGGGATTCAGAGGCCAAGTTTTCAGAGTAATATTCCTTTATACCAACCAGGCAATGTTCAATGGGGATCTTCTGGTCCACCTCCTGCTGGAAGTGTTTCAGCACTTTCAGTCCCCCCAATGTACTGGCAGGGCTACTATGCACCTCCAGGCCTTCCACCTCACTTGCAGCAACCTCCTTTTCTTCAGTCCACACCAGGGTTATCGGTTCCCCAGACTCTCCAGTACCCAGGACTGAATCCCTCTTTACCATCTGGGCAACAAAAACTTTCTGAACTGCAGCCTCCCTTGTTGCAACCATCTGCTAGTGGTCAAGGTCCTACCTCAAGTATCACACCTGCTACAACAGCACCTTCTGCTAGCTTATTAGGTCCAGACACATCAAAGCCTCTGCTGCCGAACATGGTACCGTTGTTTACCCCTCCGGTGCCATCTCATGGTGCACCTCTTCCTTTAGCTAGTCAGCCAATTCCCATGACTGAAACTAGCGCAACAGCATCACAGAGCTTAGCTTCTCTTGTTAGCAGTAAGACTGCCGTAGCACCAGGCTCAACATTGTCCAAGACTGCTGTAGTCCCAGGGTCAACATTGTCTAAGACTGCTGTAGTTCCAGGCTCAACATTGCCAAAGACTGCTGTTGCCCCAGGCTCAACATTGTCATACCAAACAGCATCTCAGGCAATTTCTTCGACCGTTGCCTCATCTACCCCTGCTGGCATGGAGATGCCAGCACCTTTGTTGGCGTCATCAGGTCAACTATTGCAGAATGCTCCATCCATGCTTTCGTCATCTCAGTCCATGCAAACACCTCTACATATGAGCAACAGTATTGGCAAGCCTGTTGACCCTAAACCAAAGGCTGCTGAGCCCTTGCTACCTGATCCACCGGCACGTGCTTTGCCTGAAAACAATGAGCCTATACTACCATTGCCAAAACAGACACCTCAAAAG TACAATGGAGCTGGTTCACacagccagcagcagcacaactTTAGGGGCCGTGGAAGGGGTAGAGGCAGTGCG TTCTCGCAATCTGTAACAAAATTTACTGAAGAATTTGATTTCACGGCCATGAATGAGAAGTTCAACAAAGATGAAGTCTGGGGTCATCTTGGTAAGAAGTCCCAGTCTAGGGACAAGGATGGTGAGTTGGGAGATGATGTGTTTGATGAAGATCTGCAGTATGAGGAAACAGACAATCCAGAGTTGGATGTTAAG CCTGTTTATGTCAAGGATGATTTTTTCGATTCTCTTTCTGGTGGGACATTTGGACGCGGAGGGCAAAACGGAAGACCAAGGTTTTCAGAACAGAGGAAAATGGACACAGAG ACTTTTGGTGATTTCCCGAGGCACCGCCAGCCCTATCGTGGTGGTGGACGTGGTTACCGTGGTGGAGGTGGTCGTTCCCGTGGGTACTACGGTGGCAGAGGCTATGGAAATACGGGAAGGGGTGGTGGCCAGGAGAACTACTACGGTGGTGGTGGATATGGTAACATGGGCAGGGGTGGCCAGGATAACTCTTATCCTCAGCGTGGTTCATATGGAAGAGGTTGA
- the LOC100835394 gene encoding uncharacterized protein LOC100835394 isoform X1: protein MGARSGASRRRRRGLLRRNEQHIISSRRPMDAGDTSCWATSLHADLVRLIGWRVLAGDLLDYVRFRAVCPLWRSSTARPRGRGLVDARFRPRQWMVMAEKCGLHPGHPELLGYVRFFNLCTGYFVRSRIPLFENHKVLDSADGLILLLREQDHTVRLLHPFTGDIAVLPPLTTLLRDFGDGLNFSSRDLSALGDLSATSVSVSLDGVITVLIIFSWLSRVAFASSGIDHQWRVSTWSLTSPLWWSVSFKGRLYVLCYKYYGDDPQFFQIDPPQHKDMGLSDRPKLIATCRGKIQPPFHLVACDSDIFIIGLSNIPNSVHMLVYRLADLIVNKVVPVTSIGGNILFANYVSSLSVSARALPTIMGDGIVTTAPGDIYFGKNNDLGIYHLKDCTWLPAVDADEYHDKWLSKPSSPRNLVHRIFWRRFNLEKFGYYFSWNKTRPSLVKTNWRDEV from the exons ATGGGAGCACGCAGCGGCGCTagccggcgacggcgtcgtGGTCTGCTCAGGCGCAACGAG CAGCACATCATATCATCTCGGAGGCCCATGGACGCCGGGGACACATCTTGCTGGGCGACCTCGCTGCACGCGGACCTGGTCCGCCTCATCGGGTGGCGGGTGCTCGCCGGCGATCTGCTCGACTACGTCCGCTTCCGCGCCGTCTGCCCCCTCTGGCGCTCCAgcaccgcccgcccgcgcggccgcggcctcgTCGACGCCCGCTTCCGCCCGCGGCAGTGGATGGTCATGGCCGAGAAGTGCGGCCTGCACCCTGGCCACCCCGAGCTACTAGGGTACGTCCGCTTCTTCAACCTCTGCACCGGCTACTTCGTGCGCTCCCGGATCCCGCTCTTCGAGAACCACAAGGTTCTTGACTCGGCGGACGGCCTCATCCTCTTGCTGCGGGAACAAGACCACACGGttcgcctcctccaccccttTACTGGTGACATTGCGGTCCTTCCACCGCTCACAACACTCCTGAGAGATTTCGGAGACGGGTTGAATTTTTCATCGCGGGATTTGTCGGCTTTAGGAGATCTCAGTGCAACCTCTGTCAGTGTGAGCTTGGATGGAGTCATCACGGTACTGATCATCTTTTCATGGCTATCCCGTGTAGCCTTTGCTTCCTCCGGCATAGACCACCAGTGGCGTGTCTCAACCTGGAGCTTGACAAGCCCACTTTGGTGGTCAGTGTCATTCAAAGGCAGGCTGTATGTCTTATGTTACAAATACTACGGTGATGACCCACAGTTTTTCCAGATTGACCCTCCCCAGCATAAGGACATGGGCTTAAGTGATAGACCAAAATTGATTGCCACATGTCGGGGCAAAATCCAGCCCCCTTTTCACCTGGTAGCATGTGACTCGGATATTTTTATTATCGGCTTGAGCAATATACCAAATTCTGTGCACATGTTAGTTTACAGATTAGCTGACCTTATCGTAAACAAGGTTGTTCCGGTAACAAGCATTGGAGGTAATATTCTCTTTGCCAACTATGTAAGCAGTCTCAGTGTGAGCGCTAGGGCACTGCCTACCATTATGGGTGACGGTATTGTAACAACCGCTCCAGGGGACATATATTTTGGGAAGAACAACGATCTTGGGATATATCACCTCAAGGACTGCACATGGTTGCCAGCAGTGGATGCAGATGAATACCATGACAAGTGGCTTTCTaagccttcttctcctcgtAACCTCGTTCATCGTATCTTTTGGCGCCGTTTTAACTT GGAGAAATTTGGATATTATTTTTCATGGAATAAAACTAGACCTAGTTTGGTGAAGACAAACTGGCGAGATGAG GTCTAA
- the LOC104582458 gene encoding ankyrin-1 isoform X1: MSAILDTKSEKLINLLLHHGADINKVYKAGMTALHIVINAGDIPMTKLLLRNKADVNAVCDAGTALHIATVDKNVPLIILLLDANADAAVRNKSGFIPLHVAVLPGSVETARALLSKNNSNLLSVRGTAVHIAAEQGDEPMLRLLLLGHTTARTDIPDSGGRLPIELAAIHGWSDCVGFLLSHSSMVDKYKGWSIDQVIQLTRSEKLEAQDPLPTKTGGCSLKADADSAFKENDYAAALTLYTKAIEEFPNDPILYAKRCFCFLNKNEKGNALEDINISKALECGSSGHFYEQVAALITTDEYDQALKTLMSGVSLEDEYHMTGESSRAER; this comes from the exons ATGTCAGCAATTCTTGACACCAAATCTGAAAAGCTTATAAACCTGCTGCTTCATCACGGAGCAGATATAAACAAAGTTTACAAAGCTGGAATGACTGCACTCCATATTGTGATAAATGCTG GTGACATTCCAATGACAAAACTGCTGTTGAGAAATAAAGCAGACGTTAATGCTGTTTGTGATGCAGGAACGGCATTACACATTGCCACTGTTGATAAA AATGTGCCCCTCATTATCCTTCTGCTGGATGCAAACGCTGATGCAGCCGTTCGAAACAAATCGGGGTTCATCCCACTCCATGTTGCAGTGCTA CCAGGAAGTGTGGAAACAGCACGTGCATTATTGTCCAAAAACAACAGCAACTTACTATCTGTGAGAGGAACTGCAGTGCATATTGCTGCAGAACAAGGAGATGAACCGATGTTaagattgctgctgctgggacATACTACAGCTCGCACAGATATACCTGATAgt GGTGGTAGGCTTCCAATAGAACTTGCTGCAATTCATGGCTGGAGCGATTGTGTTGGGTTCCTTCTTTCTCACAGCTCCATGGTAGATAAGTACAAAGGTTGGAGCATTGATCAAGTTATTCAGCTTACCAGATCCGAGAAATTAGAGGCACAA GATCCTCTACCCACAAAAACTGGTGGATGTAGTCTGAAGGCAGATGCTGATTCTGCATTTAAAGAGAATGACTATGCTGCCGCACTAACACTGTACACCAAG GCAATTGAAGAGTTCCCAAATGATCCCATCTTATATGCCAAGAggtgcttttgctttttgaacaaaaatgaaaaaggcAATGCTTTGGAAGACATCAACATTTCCAAAGCTTTGGAGTGTGGTTCTTCGGGTCACTTCTATGAGCAAGTGGCGGCTCTAATCACAACTGAT GAGTACGATCAAGCACTCAAAACACTCATGTCAGGAGTGAGCCTTGAGGATGAGTATCATATGACTGGTGAATCGTCCAG GGCGGAGCGCTAA
- the LOC100835394 gene encoding uncharacterized protein LOC100835394 isoform X3: MKHFTWICLLLHQQHIISSRRPMDAGDTSCWATSLHADLVRLIGWRVLAGDLLDYVRFRAVCPLWRSSTARPRGRGLVDARFRPRQWMVMAEKCGLHPGHPELLGYVRFFNLCTGYFVRSRIPLFENHKVLDSADGLILLLREQDHTVRLLHPFTGDIAVLPPLTTLLRDFGDGLNFSSRDLSALGDLSATSVSVSLDGVITVLIIFSWLSRVAFASSGIDHQWRVSTWSLTSPLWWSVSFKGRLYVLCYKYYGDDPQFFQIDPPQHKDMGLSDRPKLIATCRGKIQPPFHLVACDSDIFIIGLSNIPNSVHMLVYRLADLIVNKVVPVTSIGGNILFANYVSSLSVSARALPTIMGDGIVTTAPGDIYFGKNNDLGIYHLKDCTWLPAVDADEYHDKWLSKPSSPRNLVHRIFWRRFNLEKFGYYFSWNKTRPSLVKTNWRDEV, from the exons ATGAAGCATTTCACTTGGATTTGTCTCCTTCTCCACCAGCAGCACATCATATCATCTCGGAGGCCCATGGACGCCGGGGACACATCTTGCTGGGCGACCTCGCTGCACGCGGACCTGGTCCGCCTCATCGGGTGGCGGGTGCTCGCCGGCGATCTGCTCGACTACGTCCGCTTCCGCGCCGTCTGCCCCCTCTGGCGCTCCAgcaccgcccgcccgcgcggccgcggcctcgTCGACGCCCGCTTCCGCCCGCGGCAGTGGATGGTCATGGCCGAGAAGTGCGGCCTGCACCCTGGCCACCCCGAGCTACTAGGGTACGTCCGCTTCTTCAACCTCTGCACCGGCTACTTCGTGCGCTCCCGGATCCCGCTCTTCGAGAACCACAAGGTTCTTGACTCGGCGGACGGCCTCATCCTCTTGCTGCGGGAACAAGACCACACGGttcgcctcctccaccccttTACTGGTGACATTGCGGTCCTTCCACCGCTCACAACACTCCTGAGAGATTTCGGAGACGGGTTGAATTTTTCATCGCGGGATTTGTCGGCTTTAGGAGATCTCAGTGCAACCTCTGTCAGTGTGAGCTTGGATGGAGTCATCACGGTACTGATCATCTTTTCATGGCTATCCCGTGTAGCCTTTGCTTCCTCCGGCATAGACCACCAGTGGCGTGTCTCAACCTGGAGCTTGACAAGCCCACTTTGGTGGTCAGTGTCATTCAAAGGCAGGCTGTATGTCTTATGTTACAAATACTACGGTGATGACCCACAGTTTTTCCAGATTGACCCTCCCCAGCATAAGGACATGGGCTTAAGTGATAGACCAAAATTGATTGCCACATGTCGGGGCAAAATCCAGCCCCCTTTTCACCTGGTAGCATGTGACTCGGATATTTTTATTATCGGCTTGAGCAATATACCAAATTCTGTGCACATGTTAGTTTACAGATTAGCTGACCTTATCGTAAACAAGGTTGTTCCGGTAACAAGCATTGGAGGTAATATTCTCTTTGCCAACTATGTAAGCAGTCTCAGTGTGAGCGCTAGGGCACTGCCTACCATTATGGGTGACGGTATTGTAACAACCGCTCCAGGGGACATATATTTTGGGAAGAACAACGATCTTGGGATATATCACCTCAAGGACTGCACATGGTTGCCAGCAGTGGATGCAGATGAATACCATGACAAGTGGCTTTCTaagccttcttctcctcgtAACCTCGTTCATCGTATCTTTTGGCGCCGTTTTAACTT GGAGAAATTTGGATATTATTTTTCATGGAATAAAACTAGACCTAGTTTGGTGAAGACAAACTGGCGAGATGAG GTCTAA
- the LOC100832853 gene encoding uncharacterized protein LOC100832853, translating to MEVQRVVVVVEEAPASRAALQWAARNFIRGGDSIALLHVCPPARSRRRRRRLRLGGFQLALAFKDLCNGIAEAKVEIVVREGELAETVVATVGQLAATTLVVGLHDKSFLYRAPSQHDRVSSLGCRVLAVRQHATDRSGFLDGAELTQIETIRLHIPPPKIPFPIFTLPLGVLWRRSSSSKRRK from the exons ATGGAGGTGCagagggtggtggtggtggtggaggaggcgccggcTTCGCGGGCGGCGCTGCAGTGGGCGGCCCGCAACTTCATCCGCGGCGGCGACTCCATCGCGCTGCTCCACGTCTGCCCGCCGgcccgctcccgccgccgccgccgccgcctccgcctcggcgGCTTCCAGCTCGCCCTCGCCTTCAAGGACCTCTGCAACGGCATCGCCGAG GCGAAGGTGGAGATTGTGGTTCGGGAAGGGGAGCTCGCGGAGACGGTGGTGGCCACCGTGGGGCAGCTCGCCGCCACCACGCTCGTCGTCGGCCTCCACGACAAGAGCTTCCTCTACAG GGCGCCGAGCCAGCATGACAGAGTGAGCAGCCTGGGGTGCAGGGTTCTCGCCGTCCGGCAGCACGCCACGGACCGGAGCGGCTTCCTCGACGGCGCCGAGCTCACCCAGATCGAGACCATAAGATTGCA CATCCCGCCGCCGAAGATCCCGTTCCCGATCTTCACGCTGCCGCTGGGCGTGCTATGGAGGCGATCGTCGTCATCCAAGAGGAGGAAATGA
- the LOC100835394 gene encoding uncharacterized protein LOC100835394 isoform X4 produces the protein MGARSGASRRRRRGLLRRNEQHIISSRRPMDAGDTSCWATSLHADLVRLIGWRVLAGDLLDYVRFRAVCPLWRSSTARPRGRGLVDARFRPRQWMVMAEKCGLHPGHPELLGYVRFFNLCTGYFVRSRIPLFENHKVLDSADGLILLLREQDHTVRLLHPFTGDIAVLPPLTTLLRDFGDGLNFSSRDLSALGDLSATSVSVSLDGVITVLIIFSWLSRVAFASSGIDHQWRVSTWSLTSPLWWSVSFKGRLYVLCYKYYGDDPQFFQIDPPQHKDMGLSDRPKLIATCRGKIQPPFHLVACDSDIFIIGLSNIPNSVHMLVYRLADLIVNKVVPVTSIGGDIYFGKNNDLGIYHLKDCTWLPAVDADEYHDKWLSKPSSPRNLVHRIFWRRFNLEKFGYYFSWNKTRPSLVKTNWRDEV, from the exons ATGGGAGCACGCAGCGGCGCTagccggcgacggcgtcgtGGTCTGCTCAGGCGCAACGAG CAGCACATCATATCATCTCGGAGGCCCATGGACGCCGGGGACACATCTTGCTGGGCGACCTCGCTGCACGCGGACCTGGTCCGCCTCATCGGGTGGCGGGTGCTCGCCGGCGATCTGCTCGACTACGTCCGCTTCCGCGCCGTCTGCCCCCTCTGGCGCTCCAgcaccgcccgcccgcgcggccgcggcctcgTCGACGCCCGCTTCCGCCCGCGGCAGTGGATGGTCATGGCCGAGAAGTGCGGCCTGCACCCTGGCCACCCCGAGCTACTAGGGTACGTCCGCTTCTTCAACCTCTGCACCGGCTACTTCGTGCGCTCCCGGATCCCGCTCTTCGAGAACCACAAGGTTCTTGACTCGGCGGACGGCCTCATCCTCTTGCTGCGGGAACAAGACCACACGGttcgcctcctccaccccttTACTGGTGACATTGCGGTCCTTCCACCGCTCACAACACTCCTGAGAGATTTCGGAGACGGGTTGAATTTTTCATCGCGGGATTTGTCGGCTTTAGGAGATCTCAGTGCAACCTCTGTCAGTGTGAGCTTGGATGGAGTCATCACGGTACTGATCATCTTTTCATGGCTATCCCGTGTAGCCTTTGCTTCCTCCGGCATAGACCACCAGTGGCGTGTCTCAACCTGGAGCTTGACAAGCCCACTTTGGTGGTCAGTGTCATTCAAAGGCAGGCTGTATGTCTTATGTTACAAATACTACGGTGATGACCCACAGTTTTTCCAGATTGACCCTCCCCAGCATAAGGACATGGGCTTAAGTGATAGACCAAAATTGATTGCCACATGTCGGGGCAAAATCCAGCCCCCTTTTCACCTGGTAGCATGTGACTCGGATATTTTTATTATCGGCTTGAGCAATATACCAAATTCTGTGCACATGTTAGTTTACAGATTAGCTGACCTTATCGTAAACAAGGTTGTTCCGGTAACAAGCATTGGAG GGGACATATATTTTGGGAAGAACAACGATCTTGGGATATATCACCTCAAGGACTGCACATGGTTGCCAGCAGTGGATGCAGATGAATACCATGACAAGTGGCTTTCTaagccttcttctcctcgtAACCTCGTTCATCGTATCTTTTGGCGCCGTTTTAACTT GGAGAAATTTGGATATTATTTTTCATGGAATAAAACTAGACCTAGTTTGGTGAAGACAAACTGGCGAGATGAG GTCTAA
- the LOC100835394 gene encoding uncharacterized protein LOC100835394 isoform X2: MGARSGASRRRRRGLLRRNEHIISSRRPMDAGDTSCWATSLHADLVRLIGWRVLAGDLLDYVRFRAVCPLWRSSTARPRGRGLVDARFRPRQWMVMAEKCGLHPGHPELLGYVRFFNLCTGYFVRSRIPLFENHKVLDSADGLILLLREQDHTVRLLHPFTGDIAVLPPLTTLLRDFGDGLNFSSRDLSALGDLSATSVSVSLDGVITVLIIFSWLSRVAFASSGIDHQWRVSTWSLTSPLWWSVSFKGRLYVLCYKYYGDDPQFFQIDPPQHKDMGLSDRPKLIATCRGKIQPPFHLVACDSDIFIIGLSNIPNSVHMLVYRLADLIVNKVVPVTSIGGNILFANYVSSLSVSARALPTIMGDGIVTTAPGDIYFGKNNDLGIYHLKDCTWLPAVDADEYHDKWLSKPSSPRNLVHRIFWRRFNLEKFGYYFSWNKTRPSLVKTNWRDEV; the protein is encoded by the exons ATGGGAGCACGCAGCGGCGCTagccggcgacggcgtcgtGGTCTGCTCAGGCGCAACGAG CACATCATATCATCTCGGAGGCCCATGGACGCCGGGGACACATCTTGCTGGGCGACCTCGCTGCACGCGGACCTGGTCCGCCTCATCGGGTGGCGGGTGCTCGCCGGCGATCTGCTCGACTACGTCCGCTTCCGCGCCGTCTGCCCCCTCTGGCGCTCCAgcaccgcccgcccgcgcggccgcggcctcgTCGACGCCCGCTTCCGCCCGCGGCAGTGGATGGTCATGGCCGAGAAGTGCGGCCTGCACCCTGGCCACCCCGAGCTACTAGGGTACGTCCGCTTCTTCAACCTCTGCACCGGCTACTTCGTGCGCTCCCGGATCCCGCTCTTCGAGAACCACAAGGTTCTTGACTCGGCGGACGGCCTCATCCTCTTGCTGCGGGAACAAGACCACACGGttcgcctcctccaccccttTACTGGTGACATTGCGGTCCTTCCACCGCTCACAACACTCCTGAGAGATTTCGGAGACGGGTTGAATTTTTCATCGCGGGATTTGTCGGCTTTAGGAGATCTCAGTGCAACCTCTGTCAGTGTGAGCTTGGATGGAGTCATCACGGTACTGATCATCTTTTCATGGCTATCCCGTGTAGCCTTTGCTTCCTCCGGCATAGACCACCAGTGGCGTGTCTCAACCTGGAGCTTGACAAGCCCACTTTGGTGGTCAGTGTCATTCAAAGGCAGGCTGTATGTCTTATGTTACAAATACTACGGTGATGACCCACAGTTTTTCCAGATTGACCCTCCCCAGCATAAGGACATGGGCTTAAGTGATAGACCAAAATTGATTGCCACATGTCGGGGCAAAATCCAGCCCCCTTTTCACCTGGTAGCATGTGACTCGGATATTTTTATTATCGGCTTGAGCAATATACCAAATTCTGTGCACATGTTAGTTTACAGATTAGCTGACCTTATCGTAAACAAGGTTGTTCCGGTAACAAGCATTGGAGGTAATATTCTCTTTGCCAACTATGTAAGCAGTCTCAGTGTGAGCGCTAGGGCACTGCCTACCATTATGGGTGACGGTATTGTAACAACCGCTCCAGGGGACATATATTTTGGGAAGAACAACGATCTTGGGATATATCACCTCAAGGACTGCACATGGTTGCCAGCAGTGGATGCAGATGAATACCATGACAAGTGGCTTTCTaagccttcttctcctcgtAACCTCGTTCATCGTATCTTTTGGCGCCGTTTTAACTT GGAGAAATTTGGATATTATTTTTCATGGAATAAAACTAGACCTAGTTTGGTGAAGACAAACTGGCGAGATGAG GTCTAA